The following are encoded together in the Mycolicibacterium arabiense genome:
- a CDS encoding NADH-ubiquinone oxidoreductase-F iron-sulfur binding region domain-containing protein, translated as MTDVRTEPTGTITPAGTPTVVWPGLQPRLLRTADGVEDYADYVGAGGYSDLDDPDSLLDEVRVSGLLGRGGAAFPLAVKLRTVRDAGRSGTRTVVLANGEEGEPASVKDKWLLRNRPHLVLDGVRLAARIVGADRAYVYVSDPHSAHAVRDALQSAPLAGVTVDVVSVRAGYVAGEESAAVRAVNGGPAKPTDKPPRPFQEGVHGLPTLVSNVETLANLPFVHRHGGRTYREVGTEASPGSFLATVTGAGRPPALYELPHGVPVPELLDLHGVSTDEVRGVLMGGYFAGLINRAVLDATLDHETLRARGTALGCGALAILTEDCPVAVAAAVMAYFDQENAGQCGSCFNGTAAMSAVTTALRDGVATGEDLARLERWSVVLRGRGACATLDAATNVAASLLKQFPDLVADHVAGACDPCRTSAYGATRPYEVEMVS; from the coding sequence ATGACCGACGTGCGCACCGAGCCGACCGGAACCATCACCCCTGCCGGCACGCCGACCGTGGTGTGGCCGGGGTTGCAGCCGCGACTGCTCCGCACGGCCGACGGCGTCGAGGACTACGCCGACTACGTCGGTGCCGGCGGTTACTCGGACCTCGACGACCCCGACTCGCTGCTCGACGAGGTGCGGGTCAGCGGACTGCTGGGTCGCGGTGGCGCTGCGTTTCCGCTCGCAGTCAAGCTGCGCACGGTGCGCGACGCAGGTCGCAGCGGCACGCGGACCGTCGTGCTCGCCAACGGCGAGGAGGGCGAACCGGCGTCGGTGAAGGACAAGTGGCTGCTGCGCAACCGACCGCACCTCGTCCTCGACGGCGTCCGCCTGGCAGCGCGCATCGTCGGGGCCGACCGCGCGTACGTGTACGTGTCCGATCCGCATTCGGCACACGCGGTGCGGGACGCGCTGCAGAGTGCGCCCTTGGCGGGCGTCACGGTCGACGTCGTCTCGGTGCGCGCGGGGTACGTCGCCGGTGAGGAGAGCGCGGCGGTGCGGGCGGTCAACGGCGGCCCGGCCAAGCCCACCGACAAACCCCCACGCCCCTTCCAGGAGGGCGTGCACGGCCTGCCCACGCTGGTGAGCAACGTCGAGACCCTGGCGAATCTGCCGTTCGTCCACCGCCACGGCGGCCGGACCTACCGCGAGGTGGGCACCGAGGCGTCGCCGGGCTCGTTCCTCGCCACCGTGACCGGAGCGGGGCGCCCACCGGCACTCTACGAACTGCCGCACGGCGTTCCGGTTCCCGAACTGCTCGACCTGCACGGTGTGTCGACCGACGAGGTGCGCGGAGTACTGATGGGTGGGTACTTCGCCGGGCTGATCAACCGCGCGGTGCTGGACGCCACCCTCGACCACGAGACGCTGCGTGCGCGCGGCACGGCACTGGGTTGTGGTGCCCTCGCCATCCTCACCGAGGACTGTCCCGTCGCGGTGGCAGCGGCGGTGATGGCCTACTTCGACCAGGAGAACGCGGGCCAGTGCGGCTCGTGCTTCAACGGCACCGCGGCGATGTCGGCGGTCACCACCGCGCTGCGTGACGGCGTCGCCACCGGTGAGGACCTCGCCCGCCTGGAACGCTGGTCGGTGGTCTTGCGTGGTCGGGGCGCCTGCGCGACGCTCGACGCCGCGACCAACGTCGCCGCGAGCCTGCTGAAGCAGTTCCCGGACCTCGTCGCCGATCACGTTGCCGGCGCGTGCGATCCGTGTCGCACCAGTGCATATGGCGCTACGCGCCCCTACGAGGTGGAGATGGTGTCGTGA
- a CDS encoding alpha/beta fold hydrolase, which translates to MPNRTIEINGGNVVYEILGKEGDFIALTPGGRFSKDIPGLKPLAKKLVEGGYRVLLWDRPNCGKSDVQFYGQSESHMRAETLSQLITKLDIGPCILAGGSGGARDSMLTTMLYPELVTKLVVWNIVGGVYGSFVLGSYYIVPSILAVRGAGMKAVAQVGEWQERIGENPDNEQRILDQDPDQFLKLMLRWLNAFVPKPGQTIPGVEDELFDEIKVPTLIIRGGENDLDHPKRTSLEVSCLIKDSTVIDPPWPEDAWERAGEARAKGKVKRFNMFDTWVQAAPAILEFLKKS; encoded by the coding sequence TTGCCCAACAGAACGATCGAGATCAACGGCGGCAACGTCGTCTACGAAATCCTGGGCAAGGAGGGCGATTTCATCGCGCTCACACCCGGCGGACGGTTCAGCAAGGACATTCCCGGCCTCAAGCCGTTGGCCAAGAAGCTGGTCGAGGGGGGCTACCGGGTACTGCTGTGGGACCGGCCGAACTGCGGGAAGTCCGACGTCCAGTTCTACGGCCAGAGCGAATCGCACATGCGCGCCGAGACCCTGTCGCAGTTGATCACCAAGCTCGACATCGGACCGTGCATTCTGGCCGGCGGCTCCGGCGGTGCGCGGGACTCGATGCTGACCACCATGCTCTACCCGGAGCTGGTGACGAAGCTGGTGGTGTGGAACATCGTCGGCGGCGTCTACGGATCGTTCGTCCTCGGTTCCTACTACATCGTGCCCAGCATCCTCGCCGTGCGCGGCGCCGGGATGAAGGCCGTCGCCCAGGTCGGCGAATGGCAGGAACGCATCGGCGAGAACCCCGACAACGAGCAGCGCATCCTGGATCAGGACCCGGACCAGTTCCTGAAGCTGATGCTGCGCTGGCTCAACGCCTTCGTACCCAAGCCGGGCCAGACGATCCCCGGCGTCGAGGACGAGCTGTTCGACGAGATCAAGGTTCCGACGCTCATCATCCGCGGCGGCGAGAACGACCTGGACCACCCGAAGCGGACGTCGCTGGAGGTGAGCTGCCTCATCAAGGACAGCACGGTCATCGACCCGCCGTGGCCCGAGGACGCCTGGGAGCGCGCCGGTGAGGCGCGCGCCAAGGGGAAGGTCAAGCGGTTCAACATGTTCGACACCTGGGTCCAGGCAGCGCCTGCGATCCTCGAGTTCCTGAAGAAGTCGTGA
- a CDS encoding Rieske (2Fe-2S) protein, with the protein MTEPKSPRLAQGREHVVATVDEIPPGKHKLVPIGRHGVGVYNVNGTFYAIANYCPHEGGPLCAGRARGRNVVDESVPGDAVMVRDMEFIFCPWHQWGFELATGTTAVKPEWSIRTYPVRVVGDDVLVQA; encoded by the coding sequence GTCACCCCGGCTCGCCCAGGGCCGGGAGCACGTCGTCGCCACCGTGGACGAGATCCCGCCTGGCAAGCACAAGTTGGTGCCCATCGGTCGTCACGGCGTCGGCGTCTACAACGTCAACGGCACGTTCTACGCCATCGCGAACTACTGCCCGCACGAAGGCGGACCGCTGTGCGCCGGGCGCGCCCGCGGACGCAACGTCGTCGACGAGAGCGTTCCCGGCGACGCCGTGATGGTCCGCGACATGGAGTTCATCTTCTGCCCTTGGCACCAGTGGGGTTTCGAACTCGCGACCGGGACCACGGCCGTCAAACCGGAGTGGAGCATCCGCACCTATCCCGTCCGGGTCGTCGGCGACGACGTCCTGGTACAGGCCTGA
- a CDS encoding ferredoxin: protein MSEPTRIKLDRTVCDGFGICARHAPKYFSLDDWDYASLIGDGTVAEEDHDDVMRALFDCPVHAIVELRSTATGSEADAPRSASL from the coding sequence GTGAGCGAGCCCACGAGGATCAAGCTGGACCGCACGGTGTGCGATGGCTTCGGCATCTGTGCACGGCACGCACCCAAGTACTTCTCGCTCGACGACTGGGACTACGCCTCGCTGATCGGCGACGGAACGGTGGCCGAGGAAGACCACGACGACGTGATGCGCGCACTGTTCGACTGCCCGGTGCACGCCATCGTCGAACTACGCTCCACGGCAACGGGATCCGAGGCGGACGCGCCGCGAAGCGCGAGCCTCTGA
- a CDS encoding thiolase C-terminal domain-containing protein — protein MDVPGRPLPQLTAENEFFWTSGADGRLRIQECRDCQALNHPPAPICRRCRSHDVGVREVSGKASLSAFTVNHRFGFPDLPPPYVVAQVAIAEDPRVRLTTNIVDADPDDLRIGQTVEVVFQEVADVYLPVFRPCDDGGGAPPAVDDIAPRDFSTHVRPPLSENKFEDHSAITGIGASRLGRRLMVPPLELTIEACEAAVADAGLTFADIDGLSTYPGLDVAGMGEGGVTALEGALGLRPTWINGGMDTFGPGGSVIAAMMAVATGMARHVLCFRTLWEATFGELMKQGKMSPPGGSRTTSWQMPFGATSAAHTLALNAQRHFDRYGTTRETLGWIALNQRANAGLNPTAIYRDPMTMDDYLSARLITTPFGLYDCDVPCDGAVAVIVSAVDVARDMPKPPVYFEAVGTQIIERTDWDQTTLTHEPQVLGQAAHLWTRTSLRPDDVDVAELYDGFSFNCLSWLEALGFCGIGEAKDFLEGGHNIARDGVIPLNTHGGQLSHGRTHGMGLIHEAVTQLRGEAGERQVADARVAVASSGGLTPSGVLLMRTDA, from the coding sequence GTGGACGTCCCCGGCCGGCCGCTGCCCCAACTGACCGCGGAGAACGAGTTCTTCTGGACCTCCGGCGCCGACGGCCGCCTGCGCATCCAGGAGTGCCGGGACTGCCAGGCCCTCAACCATCCGCCTGCACCGATCTGCCGACGGTGCCGCAGCCATGACGTGGGCGTGCGCGAGGTGTCGGGCAAGGCGTCGCTCTCGGCGTTCACGGTCAACCACCGCTTCGGCTTCCCCGATCTGCCACCGCCGTACGTCGTGGCGCAGGTCGCCATCGCCGAGGACCCGCGGGTCCGGTTGACGACGAACATCGTCGACGCCGACCCCGACGATCTGCGCATCGGGCAGACGGTCGAGGTGGTGTTCCAAGAGGTGGCCGACGTCTACCTGCCGGTGTTCCGGCCGTGCGACGACGGCGGTGGGGCCCCGCCCGCGGTCGACGACATCGCGCCAAGGGACTTCTCCACGCACGTGCGACCACCGTTGTCGGAGAACAAGTTCGAAGATCACTCCGCGATCACCGGCATCGGCGCGTCGCGACTCGGCCGCCGGCTGATGGTGCCCCCGCTGGAACTGACGATCGAGGCGTGCGAGGCCGCCGTCGCCGACGCCGGGCTGACGTTCGCCGACATCGACGGCCTGTCGACCTACCCGGGCCTCGACGTCGCAGGCATGGGCGAGGGCGGGGTCACCGCACTGGAGGGCGCGCTCGGACTCCGGCCGACGTGGATCAACGGCGGCATGGACACGTTCGGTCCCGGCGGATCGGTGATCGCGGCGATGATGGCCGTCGCCACGGGCATGGCCCGGCACGTGCTGTGCTTCCGCACTCTGTGGGAGGCGACGTTCGGCGAGCTGATGAAGCAGGGCAAGATGTCCCCGCCCGGCGGGTCCCGCACCACCAGCTGGCAGATGCCGTTCGGGGCGACGTCGGCCGCACACACGTTGGCGCTCAACGCACAAAGACACTTCGACCGCTACGGCACCACGCGCGAGACACTGGGCTGGATCGCGCTGAACCAGCGGGCCAACGCAGGCCTCAACCCCACCGCGATCTACCGCGATCCGATGACGATGGACGACTACCTGTCGGCGCGGCTGATCACCACGCCGTTCGGGCTCTACGACTGCGACGTGCCGTGTGACGGCGCGGTCGCGGTCATCGTGTCGGCCGTCGACGTCGCACGCGACATGCCCAAGCCGCCGGTGTACTTCGAGGCCGTCGGCACCCAGATCATCGAACGCACCGACTGGGACCAGACCACGCTCACCCATGAGCCGCAGGTGCTGGGCCAGGCCGCACACCTGTGGACGCGGACGTCGTTGCGGCCCGACGACGTCGACGTCGCCGAACTCTACGACGGGTTCTCGTTCAACTGCCTGTCGTGGCTGGAGGCGCTCGGCTTCTGCGGCATCGGCGAGGCGAAGGACTTCCTCGAGGGCGGTCACAACATCGCTCGCGACGGCGTGATTCCGCTGAACACCCACGGCGGCCAGCTGTCTCACGGCCGCACCCACGGCATGGGCCTCATCCACGAAGCGGTGACGCAACTCCGCGGGGAGGCAGGCGAACGCCAGGTGGCCGACGCGCGCGTCGCGGTCGCCAGCAGTGGCGGACTGACCCCGAGCGGCGTGCTGCTCATGCGGACCGACGCGTGA